In one window of Lewinellaceae bacterium DNA:
- the radA gene encoding DNA repair protein RadA, with translation MARSKIIYYCTNCGSESPKWIGKCPSCGEWNTYREEEVVVKSSIRTQSGTLEEEPTSLTDIPASAYTRLDTRDAELNRVLGGGIVPGSLILIGGEPGIGKSTLLLQVVLQHPRPTLYVSGEESLQQIKLRASRVGAQTDTALFLAETRLEKVIKQAKRLEPEVLVIDSIQTIQMEALDAAPGSITQIRECTAALMQFAKQSQIPVVIIGHITKEGSIAGPKLLEHMVDVVLQFEGDRHHTYRMVRTLKNRFGSADELGIYEMTAAGLRTVTNPSELLLSQSEDHMSGAAIGATMEGMRPLLIESQALVSTAVYGTPQRSTTGFDLRRLSMILAVLEKRCGFNFGQQDVFLNMAGGLKVMDPAMDLAVAAALISSLEEMAIPSNWCFAAEVGLTGEVRAVNRIEQRIQEAQRLGMHTFVLSAYNTKGIKVPAGIRLLPISRIQELYDLIGRANIEP, from the coding sequence ATGGCAAGGTCGAAGATAATATATTATTGTACAAATTGTGGTTCTGAATCTCCAAAATGGATAGGAAAATGTCCATCCTGTGGAGAATGGAACACTTACCGGGAAGAAGAGGTTGTGGTAAAATCCAGTATTCGCACCCAGTCCGGAACCCTGGAGGAAGAGCCCACGAGTTTAACGGATATCCCAGCTTCCGCCTATACCCGTCTGGACACCCGGGATGCTGAGCTAAACCGGGTGCTGGGAGGTGGTATTGTCCCCGGATCGCTTATTCTGATCGGCGGAGAACCGGGTATCGGTAAATCAACCCTCCTGCTTCAGGTGGTCCTTCAACATCCCCGGCCAACGCTTTATGTTTCAGGCGAGGAAAGCCTCCAACAGATCAAATTACGCGCCTCCCGCGTTGGTGCTCAAACCGATACCGCCCTGTTTTTAGCCGAAACACGACTGGAAAAAGTCATCAAGCAAGCTAAGCGGCTGGAGCCGGAGGTGTTGGTGATCGACTCTATCCAGACCATTCAAATGGAAGCGCTGGATGCAGCACCCGGCAGCATCACCCAGATCCGGGAGTGTACAGCGGCATTGATGCAATTTGCCAAGCAATCACAGATCCCTGTAGTTATCATCGGTCATATTACCAAGGAAGGATCGATCGCCGGTCCAAAATTGTTGGAACACATGGTAGACGTCGTGTTGCAGTTTGAAGGCGACAGGCATCATACCTACCGGATGGTGAGGACTCTGAAGAACCGGTTTGGATCTGCAGATGAACTTGGCATCTATGAAATGACCGCGGCAGGGTTGCGTACGGTGACTAACCCGTCGGAGCTATTATTATCCCAATCGGAAGATCATATGAGTGGCGCTGCCATCGGGGCTACCATGGAGGGGATGCGTCCTCTACTGATCGAATCGCAGGCCCTGGTAAGTACCGCCGTTTACGGAACGCCGCAACGTTCGACCACAGGTTTTGACCTCCGCCGGCTATCCATGATCCTGGCCGTACTTGAAAAAAGATGTGGTTTTAACTTCGGACAGCAGGATGTTTTTCTTAACATGGCCGGTGGACTCAAAGTGATGGATCCGGCAATGGATCTGGCGGTGGCAGCAGCGCTGATCTCCTCACTGGAGGAAATGGCCATACCCTCGAACTGGTGTTTTGCGGCTGAGGTCGGCTTGACTGGCGAAGTACGCGCAGTAAACCGCATCGAACAACGTATCCAGGAGGCACAGCGACTGGGCATGCACACCTTTGTGCTTTCTGCTTACAACACCAAAGGCATTAAGGTTCCTGCCGGAATCCGCCTGCTTCCCATCAGCCGCATACAGGAATTGTATGATTTGATCGGACGGGCAAACATCGAGCCCTGA
- a CDS encoding zinc-dependent metalloprotease produces MEFMKIIFTSLLLALFGYVQAAVTPGYFPYEWDNAKGKMYLYVDKLDQEFLYVNSLPAGIGSNDIGLDRGQIGDEGVVKFTRSGNKILLIKINYDYRAVSDDILERKSVEQAFAQSVLWGFDVEKDTTLGARIDLTPFLLRDAHGVANRLAQTNQGNYSLDKSRCALYLERTKNFPKNTEFEATITFTGTPKGGWIRSVTPDPTAVTVRMHHSFIELPGPGYEPREFDPRSGYFGTSYADYATPIESPLVKRFITRHRLQKKDPKAAKSEAVEPIVYYLDPGCPEPIRSALLEGARWWNQAFEAAGYINAFQVKMLPDDADPMDVRYNLIQWVHRSTRGWSYGAGINDPRTGEIIKGQVSLGSLRVRQDFLIAQALLSPYGKSDDNDGPLLDVALARLRQLAAHEVGHTLGLAHNFAASTNDRSSVMDYPHPLYEVTADGNVTAANAYDDKIGAWDKRTILYGYQDFPAGTDEHAALQTILQENEKMGLRYISDRDARAAEGANPYGHLWDSGSDAAQELTRLIKVRQTAMDHFGLNTIRTGAPLGTLENALVPLYLLPRYQIEATSKVIGGVQYAYDVKETNTAQVKPVSPADQKAAMESLFATLEPQYLVIPESILQYLPPQPLGYNRDRELFKIYTSQTFDPLGAAESSVQNTLGFMLVPARLARIVEQHDRFPTAHMSLSDYLMAISKHVGSNTGKTAMEKEIGRLTEQRFYYTLMDDMKQSGVSAQVRAEVLFFLNNAADHLNSGGQEAADQAHRFALAAAIKSYLDDPGEFTVPEAKEMPDGSPIGMECMSGDTFDH; encoded by the coding sequence ATGGAATTCATGAAAATCATATTTACCAGTCTCTTACTCGCACTATTTGGCTATGTTCAGGCCGCTGTCACGCCGGGTTATTTCCCCTATGAATGGGATAATGCCAAAGGCAAGATGTATCTGTACGTCGACAAGCTGGACCAGGAATTTTTATACGTCAATTCACTCCCCGCAGGCATAGGCTCCAATGATATCGGCCTGGACCGGGGACAGATCGGAGATGAAGGCGTGGTAAAGTTTACACGCTCAGGAAATAAGATTCTGCTCATTAAAATCAATTACGACTACCGGGCGGTCAGTGACGACATCCTGGAGCGGAAATCGGTAGAACAGGCTTTTGCCCAGTCGGTACTATGGGGATTTGATGTGGAAAAAGATACCACGCTGGGAGCGAGGATCGACCTGACCCCCTTCCTGTTGAGGGATGCCCATGGTGTTGCCAACCGCCTGGCACAGACCAATCAGGGCAATTACTCCCTGGATAAAAGCCGTTGTGCCCTCTACCTGGAGCGCACTAAAAACTTTCCGAAAAACACGGAATTTGAAGCTACCATCACCTTCACCGGCACACCAAAAGGCGGATGGATCCGCTCCGTGACACCGGACCCTACTGCTGTAACGGTCCGCATGCACCATTCTTTCATCGAATTGCCTGGTCCGGGATATGAGCCACGGGAATTTGATCCGAGGAGCGGTTATTTCGGCACCTCTTATGCCGATTATGCTACCCCGATAGAATCACCACTGGTAAAGCGCTTCATTACCCGTCATCGACTACAAAAGAAAGATCCGAAAGCCGCTAAAAGCGAAGCGGTAGAACCGATCGTCTATTACCTGGATCCCGGATGTCCTGAACCTATCCGCAGCGCGCTGCTGGAAGGAGCCCGCTGGTGGAATCAGGCGTTTGAAGCGGCCGGATACATCAATGCATTTCAGGTAAAAATGCTTCCTGATGATGCCGATCCGATGGATGTACGGTACAATCTCATCCAGTGGGTCCACCGGTCTACCCGGGGCTGGTCCTACGGTGCAGGAATCAACGATCCGCGTACGGGCGAGATCATCAAAGGCCAGGTCTCGCTGGGATCCCTGCGGGTACGGCAGGACTTCCTGATCGCCCAGGCTTTGTTATCTCCTTACGGCAAGAGCGATGACAATGACGGACCATTGCTTGATGTGGCATTAGCCCGCCTGCGTCAGTTAGCCGCCCATGAGGTGGGGCATACCCTGGGACTGGCACATAATTTCGCCGCCAGCACCAACGATCGCTCTTCAGTCATGGACTATCCACATCCTCTCTATGAAGTGACTGCTGATGGCAATGTCACTGCGGCCAATGCCTACGATGATAAGATCGGAGCCTGGGATAAGCGTACCATTCTGTATGGATACCAGGATTTTCCTGCCGGCACCGATGAGCATGCCGCTTTACAAACCATCCTTCAGGAAAATGAAAAAATGGGATTACGCTACATTTCCGACCGCGATGCGCGGGCAGCGGAAGGTGCCAATCCCTATGGACATCTGTGGGATAGCGGTTCCGACGCAGCCCAGGAATTAACCCGCCTGATCAAGGTACGGCAAACGGCGATGGATCACTTCGGATTAAATACCATCCGTACCGGCGCACCTTTGGGAACATTGGAAAACGCCCTGGTACCTCTGTATCTCCTGCCGCGCTACCAGATCGAGGCAACGAGCAAGGTTATCGGTGGCGTACAGTATGCTTACGATGTCAAAGAAACCAATACCGCTCAGGTAAAGCCCGTATCTCCTGCAGATCAGAAAGCAGCAATGGAGAGCCTTTTTGCCACTCTGGAGCCTCAGTACCTGGTTATCCCGGAATCCATTCTGCAATATTTGCCGCCACAACCGCTGGGTTACAACCGCGACCGTGAATTATTCAAGATCTATACCAGCCAGACCTTTGATCCATTGGGTGCTGCCGAGTCATCCGTACAGAATACCCTTGGATTTATGCTGGTTCCCGCGCGTCTCGCCCGGATCGTCGAACAACACGACCGCTTTCCAACCGCTCACATGTCCCTGTCGGATTACCTGATGGCCATTTCCAAACATGTAGGCTCCAATACCGGAAAAACGGCGATGGAAAAAGAAATAGGTCGACTTACAGAACAGCGCTTCTACTATACATTGATGGATGATATGAAACAATCCGGTGTATCCGCACAGGTGCGTGCCGAGGTACTCTTCTTCCTCAACAACGCCGCGGATCATCTGAATTCCGGCGGACAAGAAGCTGCCGACCAGGCCCATCGTTTTGCTTTGGCTGCGGCCATTAAATCCTACCTGGATGATCCGGGTGAATTTACCGTGCCTGAAGCCAAAGAAATGCCGGATGGATCTCCCATCGGTATGGAATGTATGAGTGGTGATACTTTTGATCATTAA
- a CDS encoding DUF393 domain-containing protein, whose amino-acid sequence MEPQSKAYLLYDGICVLCNRSILWVLRHDPKEHIRVAALDSNFAHQLLEQTTGQRPKMDSVLFWKDGKIYDRSSAVLEILAILPRPWRWLWIFRIIPRPWRDTIYDWIARNRYRWFGTYATCPMPSKAIRDRFIL is encoded by the coding sequence ATGGAACCTCAATCCAAAGCATATCTCTTGTACGATGGTATTTGCGTCCTTTGTAACAGGTCTATCCTCTGGGTATTAAGACATGACCCGAAGGAACATATCCGTGTCGCTGCCCTGGACTCAAATTTTGCACACCAATTGCTGGAGCAAACCACCGGTCAGCGTCCGAAGATGGATTCTGTACTCTTCTGGAAGGATGGTAAGATCTATGACCGGAGCAGCGCGGTCCTGGAAATCCTTGCCATCCTGCCCCGTCCATGGCGATGGTTGTGGATATTCAGGATCATTCCCCGACCGTGGAGGGATACCATCTACGATTGGATAGCCCGCAACCGGTACCGCTGGTTTGGGACCTATGCGACCTGTCCGATGCCATCCAAGGCCATCAGGGATCGCTTCATCCTTTAG